Proteins encoded together in one Haloarcula rubripromontorii window:
- a CDS encoding ABC transporter ATP-binding protein has translation MSEHTTLRMEGILKEFPGVVANDHVNLSVERGEIHGLLGENGAGKSTLMKILYGLYSQDDGDIYLDGERLDLESPQDAIDAGIGMVHQHFMLIPRLTVAENVVLGEREPATAFRSDSADSWLPAAVRNNSLVQSLAGQFSLGLDVPEQRIQALADQYGFDIDVSAKIWELDVGQQQRVEILKALYRDVDLLILDEPTAVLTPTEAERLFDSLERLTDEGLSIIFITHKLTEVDAIVDRVTVLREGKNVGTAEVSSVTRADLAEMMVGREVLFEIDRDAVDLGDPVLRARGVKATDNRNIEALSGVDLTVRQGEIVGIAGVSGNGQKELAEVMAGIRDVTAGEILVNGEDITGAKPKTFVDSGVSFVPEDRLQYGCAEDLSVMHNATMKDFRDGRFGDRPFLDYGKLRDYAETLVDEFDVRGVSDVTETKAGDLSGGNLQKLILAREIYRDPDLLVANQPTRGVDVGAIEFIRETLLEQRKAGTGIILLSEDLDEIFDLSDRILVVYEGEFVYETTPAEADRERIGLEMTGGGGDDGGEVDTSPPSPGVTQGSES, from the coding sequence ATGTCCGAACACACCACGCTCAGGATGGAGGGGATTCTGAAGGAGTTCCCCGGGGTCGTCGCCAACGACCACGTCAACCTCTCCGTCGAGCGCGGCGAAATTCACGGCCTCCTCGGCGAAAACGGTGCGGGAAAGAGTACACTGATGAAGATTCTGTACGGGCTCTACTCGCAGGACGACGGCGACATCTATCTCGACGGCGAGCGACTCGATCTTGAGTCGCCACAGGACGCCATCGACGCCGGTATCGGGATGGTCCACCAGCACTTCATGCTGATACCACGCCTGACCGTCGCCGAGAACGTCGTACTCGGTGAACGCGAACCGGCCACAGCGTTCCGCAGCGATTCGGCGGACAGCTGGCTTCCGGCGGCAGTTCGGAACAACAGTCTCGTCCAATCGCTTGCCGGCCAGTTTTCGTTAGGCCTCGACGTGCCCGAACAACGGATTCAGGCGTTAGCGGACCAGTACGGGTTCGACATCGACGTGAGTGCAAAGATCTGGGAGCTTGATGTCGGCCAGCAACAGCGCGTCGAGATACTCAAAGCGCTGTATCGCGATGTTGACCTCCTGATTCTCGACGAACCGACCGCGGTTCTCACGCCGACCGAGGCCGAGCGGCTCTTCGACTCGCTCGAACGGCTGACCGACGAAGGACTCTCGATAATTTTCATTACGCACAAGCTCACAGAGGTCGACGCTATCGTCGACCGGGTGACAGTACTCCGGGAGGGAAAAAACGTCGGCACCGCCGAGGTGTCGTCGGTCACCCGTGCAGACCTCGCGGAGATGATGGTCGGCCGTGAAGTCCTGTTCGAGATCGACAGGGACGCGGTCGACCTCGGTGACCCGGTCCTGCGCGCACGCGGAGTAAAGGCCACCGATAACCGAAATATCGAAGCCCTTTCGGGCGTCGACCTGACGGTTCGGCAGGGCGAAATCGTCGGTATCGCGGGCGTAAGCGGCAACGGCCAGAAAGAACTCGCCGAGGTCATGGCTGGCATCCGTGACGTGACGGCCGGCGAGATACTGGTCAACGGTGAAGATATCACCGGCGCGAAACCGAAGACGTTCGTCGACAGCGGTGTCTCGTTCGTCCCCGAGGATCGACTCCAGTATGGCTGTGCGGAGGATCTCTCGGTAATGCACAACGCCACGATGAAGGACTTCAGAGACGGCCGGTTCGGCGACCGGCCGTTCCTTGACTACGGGAAACTCCGTGACTACGCCGAAACGCTGGTCGATGAGTTCGATGTTCGCGGTGTCAGCGACGTGACCGAGACAAAAGCCGGTGACCTCTCCGGCGGGAACCTCCAGAAGCTCATCCTGGCGCGGGAAATCTACCGCGACCCGGACCTGCTCGTCGCCAACCAACCCACCCGTGGCGTCGATGTCGGGGCAATCGAGTTCATCAGGGAGACGCTGCTCGAACAGCGCAAGGCAGGTACCGGCATCATCCTCCTCTCGGAGGACTTGGACGAAATCTTCGACCTGAGCGACCGGATTCTCGTCGTCTACGAGGGCGAGTTCGTCTACGAGACGACACCGGCCGAGGCCGACCGGGAACGGATCGGTCTGGAGATGACTGGCGGTGGTGGCGACGATGGGGGCGAGGTAGACACATCGCCGCCCTCCCCCGGAGTCACGCAGGGGAGTGAGAGCTGA
- a CDS encoding uracil-xanthine permease family protein has translation MSGPEREQQSVVLYDIEDKPPLGKAIPLGIQHVLAMFLGNVAPPLILAGAVGSVTGETTFLVQMALIVAGIATIVQAYPVGPVGARLPVVMGTSFAFLGPLIGIGNQFGIAAVFGASLLAAPVEVIMGVSFDRFRRFFPPLVTGIVVMLIGLTLIPTGMNYAAGASAGPSAEGYGSFVNLGLAGLVLIVTVGLNQFFEGFLRVISVFVGIVVGYLVALALGVVDLSAVAAAGWVTVPVPLKYGLAFEPSAVVTVAFLYIVTGMETIGDISGTVSATGRDATREEIRGGLVADGVMSVFGAVFNALPNTSFSQNVGLVNFTGVASRYVAGIGGVVLLALGFVPKVGAVVSAMPDAVLGGGALILFAMIFSSGARLITQNVELDHRNSTILALSMALGLGVAFRPEILQNFPSEVQTLFGSALVTGGMAALVLNIVFPGGSVGTGPTEYTAGLEPSPTDTGAGAPPVDDD, from the coding sequence ATGAGCGGCCCGGAGAGAGAACAGCAATCAGTCGTACTGTACGATATCGAGGACAAACCGCCGCTGGGGAAGGCAATCCCGCTCGGCATCCAGCACGTGCTCGCGATGTTTCTGGGCAACGTCGCGCCCCCACTTATTCTCGCGGGGGCCGTCGGCTCAGTCACAGGTGAGACGACGTTTCTCGTCCAGATGGCGCTCATCGTCGCCGGTATCGCAACCATTGTTCAGGCGTACCCGGTCGGGCCCGTCGGCGCGCGGCTTCCGGTGGTCATGGGAACCAGCTTCGCGTTTCTCGGCCCACTTATCGGCATCGGCAACCAGTTCGGTATCGCCGCTGTCTTCGGTGCGTCGCTGCTTGCCGCGCCCGTCGAGGTCATCATGGGAGTTTCGTTCGACCGGTTCAGGCGGTTTTTCCCGCCGCTGGTCACCGGCATCGTCGTGATGCTCATCGGGCTAACGCTCATCCCCACCGGGATGAACTACGCCGCTGGGGCCTCGGCCGGCCCATCGGCGGAAGGGTACGGCTCTTTCGTGAACCTCGGCCTCGCGGGGCTCGTTCTGATTGTCACAGTCGGATTGAATCAGTTCTTCGAGGGGTTTCTCCGCGTCATCAGCGTGTTCGTGGGCATCGTCGTCGGCTACCTCGTCGCGCTCGCGCTGGGCGTGGTCGACCTCTCGGCCGTCGCCGCTGCCGGCTGGGTTACGGTTCCGGTCCCGCTCAAGTACGGCCTCGCCTTCGAGCCAAGCGCCGTCGTCACCGTGGCGTTCCTCTACATCGTCACCGGCATGGAGACTATCGGTGATATCTCGGGGACGGTGTCCGCCACCGGCCGGGACGCTACCCGGGAGGAAATCCGCGGCGGCCTCGTCGCCGACGGCGTGATGAGCGTATTCGGCGCTGTGTTCAACGCGCTCCCGAATACGTCGTTCTCGCAGAACGTCGGCCTGGTGAACTTCACCGGGGTCGCCAGCCGGTACGTCGCCGGCATCGGGGGCGTCGTCCTGCTGGCACTCGGGTTTGTCCCAAAAGTCGGCGCGGTCGTTTCAGCGATGCCCGACGCGGTGCTGGGCGGCGGCGCGCTTATTCTGTTTGCGATGATATTCTCCTCAGGAGCACGCCTCATCACACAAAACGTCGAACTCGACCACCGTAACTCGACTATCTTAGCACTGTCGATGGCGCTGGGCCTTGGGGTCGCGTTCCGCCCAGAAATCCTCCAGAACTTCCCGTCAGAGGTTCAGACGCTGTTCGGGTCCGCGCTCGTCACCGGCGGGATGGCTGCCCTCGTTCTCAACATCGTGTTCCCGGGTGGGAGCGTCGGAACGGGGCCGACGGAATACACCGCCGGGCTGGAGCCGAGTCCGACCGACACCGGTGCCGGCGCGCCGCCGGTTGACGACGACTGA
- a CDS encoding BMP family ABC transporter substrate-binding protein translates to MVNTNRTISRREMLGALGATGVTALAGCSGGSGDGETTDGTTTGGDGGSGSDSVTAAWVYISEVGDLGWSWAHDEGRKTVDEKYDWLETEYTEAVAPEDSERVFEQYAQGDADIVFGTTFGYQDPMFNIAEQYPDTYFEHATGYRTRENMGRYMGRIYQPRYLAGQAAGMVTENNTIGYVAAFPIPEVIRSINAMALGARSVNPDATFKIRWVNAWFDPQTSKQAANSLIDEGCDVISQEQDSPAPVRAANEADVWASGYNAPMGEFGGDNYLISPVWNWEEIYDPTISAVRDGTWESDAFWGGMETNLPALDEWGPAVPQEVKDTVAETEEKIVNGDLDVWAGSPFEGESDEFLFQEMNSFVDAVDAEVPE, encoded by the coding sequence ATGGTGAATACCAACCGAACGATATCGCGGCGGGAGATGCTGGGCGCGCTTGGGGCAACAGGAGTAACCGCACTAGCCGGCTGTAGTGGCGGGAGCGGCGACGGTGAGACGACTGACGGGACAACGACCGGCGGCGATGGAGGCTCCGGGTCCGACTCCGTCACCGCCGCCTGGGTGTACATCTCAGAGGTGGGCGACCTCGGGTGGTCCTGGGCCCACGATGAAGGCCGAAAGACGGTTGACGAAAAGTACGACTGGCTGGAAACCGAGTACACAGAGGCTGTCGCGCCGGAAGACTCGGAACGCGTATTCGAGCAATACGCGCAGGGTGACGCCGACATCGTCTTCGGGACGACGTTTGGCTACCAGGACCCAATGTTCAACATTGCGGAACAGTATCCCGACACCTACTTCGAGCACGCGACCGGCTATCGAACCCGGGAGAACATGGGGCGGTACATGGGTCGGATCTACCAGCCCCGGTATCTCGCCGGGCAGGCCGCCGGGATGGTGACCGAAAACAACACCATCGGCTACGTCGCCGCGTTCCCGATTCCCGAAGTCATCCGTTCTATCAATGCGATGGCGCTCGGTGCGCGGTCGGTGAACCCGGACGCGACGTTCAAAATCCGGTGGGTCAACGCGTGGTTCGACCCACAGACCTCGAAACAGGCCGCCAACTCACTCATCGACGAGGGCTGTGACGTTATCTCACAGGAGCAGGACTCTCCCGCTCCGGTCAGGGCCGCAAACGAGGCGGACGTGTGGGCCTCCGGCTACAACGCGCCGATGGGCGAGTTCGGCGGTGACAACTACCTCATTTCGCCGGTCTGGAACTGGGAAGAGATCTACGACCCGACCATCTCTGCGGTCCGGGACGGGACCTGGGAATCCGACGCCTTCTGGGGCGGCATGGAGACGAACCTCCCTGCGCTCGACGAGTGGGGGCCGGCGGTCCCACAGGAGGTCAAAGACACCGTCGCCGAAACGGAAGAGAAAATCGTCAACGGCGACCTCGACGTCTGGGCCGGCTCGCCGTTCGAGGGTGAGAGCGACGAGTTCCTCTTCCAGGAGATGAACAGCTTCGTCGACGCCGTCGACGCCGAGGTTCCGGAGTAA
- the thrC gene encoding threonine synthase: protein MGMTQVTTLECTLCGAEYDPNQVIYTCPEHEGVKGILEVTYDYDAIDDAFDGDLGGPIASQWKYEAFLPVAEDADVVTLNEGGTDLFDAPNLSDALGVETLVKDDGRNPTGCFKDRASAIAVTKARHAGRDIITCASTGNAAASLSGYAARGGMDCRIFVPGDAPTGKLAQPLVYGADVLAVNGSYDEAYDLSVEVTEKYGWYNRNAAINPFQVEGKRTVGHELADQSIARGHVPDWVVFSMGDGCTIAGAWKGFKEFYDLGYVDDHPKMLGVQAEGASAIHDAFHDHEDIDDIAETLADSIAVGRPRNTIKACRALEQSGGTSVLVSDEEILEAETLLGSTEGIYSEPAGAAPIAGVQTALDRGIIGQDETVVVVSTGFGLKDTKSAEKATGGVDRIDPKIAEVEGLYGTAEEAAADD, encoded by the coding sequence ATGGGCATGACGCAAGTCACAACCCTCGAGTGTACACTCTGTGGGGCGGAGTACGACCCGAACCAGGTCATCTACACCTGCCCCGAACACGAGGGCGTGAAGGGGATTCTCGAAGTAACGTACGACTACGACGCCATCGACGACGCCTTCGACGGCGACCTCGGCGGGCCGATAGCGAGCCAGTGGAAGTACGAGGCGTTCCTCCCGGTCGCGGAAGACGCCGACGTGGTCACGCTCAACGAGGGCGGGACGGACCTCTTCGACGCGCCGAACCTCAGCGACGCGCTGGGCGTCGAGACGCTCGTCAAGGACGACGGCCGCAACCCGACGGGCTGTTTCAAGGACCGCGCCAGCGCTATCGCGGTCACGAAGGCCAGACACGCCGGCCGCGACATCATCACCTGCGCCTCGACGGGCAACGCCGCCGCATCGCTGTCGGGCTATGCCGCCCGCGGCGGGATGGACTGTCGCATCTTCGTTCCCGGTGACGCTCCCACGGGCAAACTCGCGCAGCCGCTCGTCTACGGTGCGGACGTCCTCGCTGTCAACGGCAGCTACGACGAAGCCTACGACCTCAGCGTCGAAGTCACCGAGAAGTACGGCTGGTACAACCGCAACGCCGCCATCAATCCGTTCCAGGTCGAGGGCAAGCGCACCGTCGGTCACGAACTCGCTGACCAGTCCATCGCCCGCGGACACGTCCCGGACTGGGTCGTGTTCTCGATGGGTGACGGCTGTACGATAGCCGGTGCCTGGAAGGGGTTCAAGGAGTTCTACGACCTCGGCTACGTCGACGACCACCCGAAGATGCTCGGCGTCCAGGCCGAGGGCGCGTCGGCCATCCACGACGCCTTCCACGACCACGAGGACATCGACGACATCGCCGAAACGCTGGCCGATTCAATCGCGGTCGGACGGCCGCGGAACACGATCAAGGCCTGCCGCGCGCTGGAACAGAGCGGTGGAACGAGCGTGCTGGTCTCCGATGAGGAGATTCTGGAGGCCGAAACGCTACTTGGCAGCACCGAAGGGATCTATTCTGAGCCGGCGGGAGCAGCGCCTATTGCCGGCGTCCAGACGGCACTCGACCGGGGTATCATCGGACAGGACGAAACCGTCGTCGTAGTATCCACCGGTTTCGGTCTGAAAGACACGAAAAGCGCCGAGAAGGCGACCGGTGGAGTAGACCGAATCGACCCCAAAATCGCGGAGGTCGAAGGCCTGTACGGCACGGCCGAGGAAGCCGCGGCCGACGACTGA
- a CDS encoding ABC transporter permease — translation MNVAVTVDAREDIPVWLAYGTPVFTVLAALAVSAIALVVLDVNPIAAYATMFVDTLVTEFGLTETLTKAVPLILTGLAVYLPLKAGLFNIGAEGQLVAGALAGTWIGLNVSLPGLALVPLMFVAAAVAGGIWAGIPAYLRAKWDVNEIITSLLLTFVALELQSYLLRGPMQGGTGNFPQSERFSEAATIPELVSGVHAGLLVAIVMVAVTYVLMTRTRLGFEITFVGSNDEAAQQAGMSKYYVYLFVFVVGGAFAAMGGISEIAGAQGRYRAGFEPGYGFTAIPIALLGRNSAVKVLLAGLFFAVLFVGGSSMEVAFGVPAALVEIIQALVILFLITAEFFKSYRVGIDLKRGPAETPAKPQRGDD, via the coding sequence ATGAACGTCGCAGTAACCGTCGACGCACGCGAGGACATTCCCGTCTGGTTGGCGTACGGGACACCCGTGTTCACGGTTCTCGCCGCGCTGGCGGTCAGCGCTATCGCGCTGGTCGTCCTTGACGTGAACCCTATCGCGGCGTACGCGACGATGTTCGTCGACACGCTCGTTACCGAGTTCGGCCTCACTGAGACGCTGACGAAGGCAGTGCCACTGATTTTGACCGGCCTTGCGGTGTATCTCCCGCTGAAGGCGGGCCTGTTCAACATCGGGGCCGAGGGCCAGCTCGTCGCCGGCGCGCTCGCGGGGACCTGGATCGGCCTCAACGTCTCGCTCCCGGGTCTGGCGCTAGTCCCGCTGATGTTCGTCGCTGCGGCCGTAGCCGGCGGTATCTGGGCTGGTATCCCGGCGTACCTGCGTGCGAAGTGGGATGTCAACGAAATCATCACGTCGCTGCTGCTTACCTTCGTCGCGCTCGAACTCCAGAGTTACCTGCTCCGCGGGCCGATGCAGGGCGGGACCGGGAACTTCCCGCAGTCGGAGCGGTTCTCCGAGGCCGCGACGATTCCTGAACTGGTAAGCGGCGTCCACGCCGGTCTGCTCGTCGCCATCGTGATGGTCGCGGTGACCTACGTCCTGATGACGAGAACGCGGCTCGGATTCGAGATCACGTTCGTCGGTTCGAACGACGAAGCCGCCCAGCAGGCGGGCATGAGCAAGTACTACGTGTATCTCTTCGTGTTCGTCGTCGGGGGCGCGTTCGCGGCTATGGGCGGCATCAGCGAAATTGCCGGTGCCCAGGGACGGTACCGCGCCGGGTTCGAACCAGGGTACGGCTTTACGGCCATTCCGATTGCGCTGCTTGGACGCAACAGCGCGGTCAAAGTGCTGCTCGCGGGCCTGTTCTTCGCCGTCCTGTTCGTCGGCGGGTCGAGCATGGAGGTGGCGTTCGGCGTGCCCGCGGCGCTGGTCGAGATCATTCAGGCGCTGGTCATTCTCTTCCTGATCACGGCGGAATTCTTCAAGAGCTACCGCGTCGGTATCGATCTAAAACGCGGGCCAGCAGAGACGCCTGCCAAGCCACAGCGGGGTGACGACTGA
- a CDS encoding ABC transporter permease: MVTFIAGLLDATVQAATVLLLAGMGELISERAGVLNLGVEGMMLVGALGGFITTVVTGSHWLGFGVGILLGMVLALVHAFLCITLKSNQVISGVMLTLLGTGLTTFFGSGWVEESIDGFPQMTLPLVGQYLVDLPVIGEALFRSTATDYLALGLLVVVWYFLHHSNLGLEMIAVGEDPEMADTMGVSVFRLRYLAVLIGGGFAGAAGAHLSLAFSQLWVPGMTAGRGWIAVALVIFAQWRPRRMLVGAYLFGLLDALRIRSQSISLTLGPDAPLAGVINPIVEFLMTPQIMGTYPYLATIIVLAYAVIRTKSDQLAVPSALLQSYSRETD; this comes from the coding sequence ATGGTGACCTTCATCGCCGGCCTGCTTGATGCCACAGTTCAGGCGGCGACTGTGCTCCTCCTCGCTGGGATGGGAGAACTAATCAGCGAGCGGGCGGGCGTCCTCAACCTCGGCGTCGAGGGGATGATGCTCGTCGGCGCACTTGGTGGGTTTATCACCACTGTCGTCACGGGGAGCCACTGGCTCGGATTCGGCGTCGGCATCCTCCTCGGGATGGTACTGGCACTGGTCCATGCGTTCCTCTGTATCACGCTGAAGTCGAATCAGGTCATCAGCGGCGTCATGCTGACGCTGTTGGGGACCGGGCTGACGACGTTCTTCGGCTCCGGGTGGGTCGAGGAGTCCATCGACGGGTTCCCGCAGATGACCCTCCCGCTCGTCGGACAGTATCTCGTCGACCTCCCGGTTATCGGCGAAGCGCTCTTCAGGAGTACGGCGACGGACTACCTCGCCCTCGGCCTGTTGGTCGTGGTCTGGTACTTCCTACACCACTCGAACCTCGGACTGGAGATGATTGCGGTTGGTGAGGACCCCGAGATGGCGGACACGATGGGCGTGTCCGTGTTCCGGCTGCGGTATCTGGCGGTACTCATCGGTGGTGGGTTCGCCGGTGCGGCCGGAGCCCACCTCTCGCTGGCCTTCTCACAGCTCTGGGTCCCCGGCATGACCGCGGGCCGGGGATGGATTGCCGTTGCACTGGTCATTTTCGCGCAGTGGCGGCCGCGCCGGATGCTCGTCGGGGCGTACCTGTTCGGGCTGCTCGACGCGTTGCGCATTCGCTCGCAGTCGATTTCGCTGACGCTGGGTCCTGACGCGCCGCTCGCCGGGGTTATTAACCCGATCGTCGAGTTCCTCATGACGCCACAGATCATGGGGACGTACCCCTATCTGGCGACGATTATCGTGCTGGCCTACGCCGTCATCCGGACGAAAAGCGACCAGCTCGCGGTCCCGTCGGCGCTGTTGCAGTCCTATAGCCGCGAGACGGATTGA
- a CDS encoding BMP family ABC transporter substrate-binding protein yields the protein MVDKSHTRSRRELLAALGAAGITGLAGCSGGGDDGDNGGGTGTADGGAAAGTGTSSDGMDSVTAAWVYNSEVGDLGWSWAHNEGRKAVAAEYDWLETEYTEAVAPADSERVFEQYAQGDADIIFGCTFEYQDPMASVAEQYPDTYFEHNTGYLTMENMGRYMGRIYQPRYLAGQAAGTVTETDTLGYVAAFPIPEVIRGINAYALGAASVNDSATLKVRWTNSWFDPPTESEAANALLDEDVDVMAQHQDSPAALRAASDAGIWATGYDAPMGDIAGENYLTSPIWHWEEFYGPTIESVRDGTWESDAYWKGIESGICSLDDWGPEVPQEAKDTVSESRAAILDGDLNIWAGSAFESEGDEFLFQEMSSYVDAVEGEVPN from the coding sequence ATGGTTGACAAGAGTCACACTAGATCGAGACGAGAGTTACTGGCAGCGCTTGGGGCAGCAGGAATTACCGGACTGGCCGGTTGCAGCGGTGGCGGTGATGACGGCGACAACGGGGGCGGGACCGGCACCGCCGACGGGGGAGCCGCTGCGGGGACCGGGACCAGCAGTGACGGCATGGATTCGGTCACCGCCGCGTGGGTGTACAATTCCGAGGTCGGTGACCTCGGCTGGTCCTGGGCACACAATGAGGGTCGGAAGGCAGTCGCAGCAGAGTACGACTGGCTAGAGACAGAGTACACCGAGGCTGTTGCCCCCGCTGATTCCGAACGGGTGTTCGAGCAGTACGCACAGGGCGACGCCGACATCATCTTCGGCTGTACGTTCGAGTATCAGGACCCGATGGCGTCCGTGGCGGAGCAATACCCCGACACATACTTCGAACACAACACCGGCTACCTGACGATGGAGAACATGGGACGGTACATGGGCCGGATCTATCAGCCCCGGTATCTCGCCGGACAGGCCGCGGGGACCGTAACAGAGACCGACACGCTGGGATACGTGGCGGCGTTCCCGATTCCGGAGGTCATTCGTGGCATCAACGCCTACGCACTCGGGGCCGCGTCTGTCAACGACAGCGCGACGCTGAAAGTCAGATGGACGAACTCCTGGTTCGACCCGCCGACCGAGAGCGAGGCGGCGAACGCCCTGCTGGACGAAGACGTCGACGTAATGGCCCAGCACCAAGACTCCCCCGCAGCGCTCAGAGCGGCCTCTGATGCAGGTATCTGGGCGACCGGCTACGACGCTCCGATGGGCGACATCGCCGGCGAGAACTATCTCACCTCCCCGATCTGGCACTGGGAAGAGTTCTACGGTCCGACTATCGAGTCCGTCAGAGACGGGACCTGGGAATCCGACGCGTACTGGAAAGGCATCGAGTCGGGCATCTGTAGTCTGGACGACTGGGGGCCAGAAGTGCCCCAGGAAGCGAAAGACACCGTTTCGGAGTCACGAGCAGCGATACTCGACGGCGACCTGAACATCTGGGCCGGTTCGGCATTCGAAAGCGAGGGCGACGAGTTCCTCTTCCAGGAGATGAGTAGCTACGTCGACGCCGTCGAAGGTGAGGTCCCGAACTGA
- a CDS encoding LLM class flavin-dependent oxidoreductase, producing MSANQVFERGDRVGLYLQDKHSLEENVELVQYAEEQGIDEIWQAESRLARDAVSPLGAYAAVTDDIKLGTGVINNWTRNTALIAQSMSTLEELAGPDRIMCGIGAWWDPLAEKVGIDRSGALRAMRECVEVTQDLLDMENVTYDGEFVQMRDVELDVVHGDDGPRTVPVYVGGTGFKMLELTGHFADGALLNYLVSPEYNKKALDALETGAERGDRSLDDIDRPQLVVCSMDHDEEKALDNARELITQYLGQQPHIMKASGVSQDLIDEVGETIGGWPADHEDIQEGMHLIPDDVVHKLTASGTPEQCREKVREYAETGCQCPILYPLGDDRRLLIDEFADGYL from the coding sequence ATGAGCGCCAATCAGGTCTTCGAGAGAGGCGACCGTGTCGGTCTCTACCTCCAGGACAAACACTCGCTAGAAGAGAACGTAGAACTCGTGCAGTACGCAGAGGAGCAGGGCATCGACGAAATCTGGCAGGCCGAATCGCGACTCGCACGCGACGCCGTGTCCCCGCTCGGCGCGTACGCCGCGGTCACCGACGACATCAAACTCGGGACCGGTGTCATCAACAACTGGACGCGTAACACGGCGCTGATAGCGCAGTCGATGAGCACGCTAGAAGAACTCGCCGGTCCGGACCGCATCATGTGCGGTATCGGGGCCTGGTGGGACCCACTGGCTGAGAAAGTCGGCATCGACCGCAGCGGCGCACTGCGGGCGATGCGTGAATGCGTCGAGGTGACGCAGGACCTGCTCGATATGGAGAACGTCACCTACGACGGCGAGTTCGTCCAGATGCGGGACGTGGAACTGGACGTCGTCCACGGCGACGACGGGCCACGCACCGTGCCAGTCTACGTTGGCGGGACCGGGTTCAAGATGCTGGAACTCACTGGTCACTTCGCCGACGGCGCGCTGTTGAACTACCTCGTCAGTCCGGAGTACAACAAGAAGGCCCTTGATGCACTGGAGACCGGAGCGGAGCGCGGAGACCGCTCGCTTGACGACATCGACCGACCACAACTGGTCGTCTGTTCGATGGACCACGACGAGGAGAAAGCTCTGGATAACGCCCGCGAACTCATCACGCAGTACCTCGGGCAACAGCCCCATATCATGAAGGCCAGCGGCGTCAGCCAGGACCTCATCGACGAGGTGGGCGAGACAATCGGCGGGTGGCCGGCTGACCACGAGGACATTCAAGAGGGGATGCATCTCATTCCGGACGACGTGGTTCACAAACTCACCGCCAGCGGCACGCCAGAACAGTGCCGAGAGAAAGTCCGGGAGTACGCAGAGACTGGCTGTCAGTGTCCCATTCTCTACCCGCTGGGCGACGACCGGCGGCTGCTGATCGACGAGTTTGCCGACGGCTACCTGTAG